aacattatcaaaaatgtattgagaagcaacagtcaaaatgtttatttctttaaatttttctcttaatgattctttaggacctaggttataaatcgcgcgaatagccctcttctgcagcacaaagatagtattaatatcggccgcactgccccataacaatataccataggacataatactatgaaaataactaaagtatactaatctcgccgtatctatgtcagttaaccgtctgattttcttaaccgcatatgctgcagaactaagcctattcgccaatccttcaatatgggggccccactgcaatttggaatcaagagtaatgccaagaaatatagcagattccactggttttaccacctctccatttaataaaatattcccatctacatttttgacatttggcgcggtgaatttaatatatttggttttatgattacttaacaataagttattggcgctaaaccagtacacgatgtcagatagagcattgtttacttcgtcatataaaacttggcttcgtttcactttgaatataagtgaagtgtcatccgcaaacaataccaccttgtgtttttttttctacaaggttaggtagatcatttatataaattaggaagagaaagggtccaagaatagacccttgtggtaccccccataccgagaggagtcccaggagatctcctgccattcacctcgaccctctgaatcctattatttaaatatgagatcagaagatcgagtgcagatcctcttataccatagtggcatagcttcctgaccagcgttacAGCGTTACGTTAGTTGAAACAAGTTGATCTGTTATGGCTAAGTCGATTTTTCTCCTCAATATTTAACACTTACAATTTCTTTATGCTAGTCCATTCGTAAGTGTATAGACTGACCAATCGATTGGTACTAATATCATACGATTTCTGTCTGTAgtatgaaacaaaattgtttcaACTCCCCCCAGTCTCCACtacttacatttttttcatGACTTGAATTAATGAAGTATTACATATCACAACTtaacaatataacatatttattgaaatacccACATATACTCAGTTACTCAGTGGGACGCACCATTGCCAGCTAaattaggggtaccacaacggcgcgtgaagcagtaatgtgtaaacattacctactgtgtttcggtatgaagggcgccgtagctagtgaaattacctgggcaaatgagacttaacatgttatgtctcaaggtgacgagcgcagttgtagtgccgctcagaatttttggattttttcaagaatcctgagcggatattggatgcatcaacctttagggcttgaactcattgtttgtgtaaggatgcttcatgaACATGGTGGTCGTGatcactatattattattagtgttgGGAGATGTATTTAAATCAGGAATAAACTGAATTTGATAATAAATCTGGAACAGCAGGGAATACATAAAGATCCTCTACTGACAAGTATTAATCTTTATATAACCAAAGACAATCTAAAAAATGATGTAAATCAGCAATATTTTCCCTTAACAATATTTACTTGCAGTTCTTATATGAATTTTCTCATTTTCGGGTCAATCtgagattaaattaaattacataaagtAGGTGTGAACTGACTAAACTAACTTTTCGTCCCCTTGGTCGAATAAGTCAAACAACAGTATGACGTAATAATAGTATGAGAGGTAACCTTACAACGAAACCTTTATGGAACGAATCTGGCCGACGTACGTCGTAGTCGTACCTATCTACCAAAAAGCGATCAAAAGCAGTGTAGAAAATAATTCGAAGAAATGCTGTCCAAAAGCTTTTTATCTCGAgaaatgaatatatattatatatagtaagtACCTAGAACCTTAtcgcttattttttttgttatttataagagACACTGTTcattgttaaaaattaaaaaaaaaaaacaaaaattctaaatATGTTCTTAACGCTCCGCTATACTTCAGCTTAAACTCAGATTTGCAACTCGAACTCATCACGCATTAGGCACATCGTATTATTTTCGCGCCACAAAGCGCGGCCTATTCATCCGACATGATGGTCATAGACTTTGGCtttgcaggtgttgagctaatcaagaatatttttgttgcctgggaggaatcgcattgtgttcaacattcaacaccGGTCAgtaagctatgtcactatggcataaaagggaCTGCGCTcaatcttctgatttcatatctaaacaatagaattcagaaggtcgacaTGAAAGACAGGAGATCTGGGACTCCTCTAAGTATGGAGgttccacaagggtctattcttggaccgttcctcttccttatctatataaatgatcttcctaatcttcactgatattcaaaatgaaaagaaaccaagttaTGTACCACAAAGTGAACCATATAATATCTGACATTGTGTaatggtttagcgctaataacatattgttaaatagcaagaaaacgaaacatataaaatttacagtaccaaatgtcaaaaaagtagatgcaagtgttttgttaaatggagaggtgattAAACCAATGTAATCTGCAATATATCTTGGCATTATTCCGGATTCAAAATTACAGTTGGGCCCCCTTATTGAAGGATTGGccaacagacttagttctgcagtatACACGGTTAAAAAGATAGACTAGCATACTTTAGTTAcaatcatagtattatgtcctatggtatattgcaaTGGGACAATACTGCctatattaattcaatatttgtgctgcagaagagggctataacctaggtcctaaagaatcaatgagagcaaaattcaaagaaattaacatcttgactgttgcttctcaatatatacttgataatgtaatgtatgttcataggcacataatcgaatttgctagaaactgtcataaccataatgttaacaccaggaacaaacataaacttataatgcctactactcggataagtcaagttagtaagtcttttgtggtgcaatgtatatgcttttacaacaagatcccagaaaatgttcaaaacaaaattattacattattcaaaagaattgttaagaaaggttactataacataaatgactttcttcaTGATAGCACAGATAAGGAATtgagtgaccaccctcaggctattaaataataagtttaattgtacaatattactgagtttgttgcgcacattcttctcaggtttgaggcattcattttggaaggggtggtagtttttgactttcaataagtgatgtcacatccattttaataaaaatatttgaaattgattttTAATGGCTAGAGCCGGGGCTGAACCTTAATTTAATTGCATCAAAAAATGTTAAAGTTAAACATTGTAACTTTGTTCTGgggttaataaataaaactatataatattatagtttattacACTTACACCATATTGCTGACACTTGaatgattttatttacataactgACTACCACTTGACTCATTAGTTCTTCCTAGATTCATTAGTTCACACCTGAAAAATAAAAGTGTAAAGTTTTAGtggtaaaaaatataacattgggATATTGTGAAGCATAATCACAAAAGAAAcattaaacaatttcattactttATCAAAGTAATTTTCTATAGAACAAGAGGATCAATCAATCATCTTGATCACCAAATGGCAAATGATTTTGGCCACCCATACTTTACACTCAATCACAGAATTATTGCCAACCCAATAAATAAGTTTGAAGGTACCATGTTATACTAAACTGGTAACTGTGCAAGAAACCTCAGACATCCAGATAGTTGTTTTAGTTTGTGACTTTTGGAGCCAATGAGCgaagaaagaatgacttatcaaatatataaggcatgTGTGTGTGGGAAAGTTGGTCACGGGAGACCTTGTAGAACATTCATCAACCAAATTGAGgatgttttgagaaaaggaaaggtccgaagcacccacAACCGGTGAGCAtatatgaaaagagtaattaaTGTAGAGGAAATGTGTGAGGtctgtaaggatagaagcaagtggcattctattgtctctgtgtaccccgacgggaacaagatGTGAGTATGTATGTACTTTTGGTGCAAAGTCTTTTAGTGGTCGAGTTAGTTGCAGAGTACTGCCTTTGAGACACAGCAGCTGTGTGTTACACATGGTCAAATTGTTTCAGCTGATACAAGTTGCTAGAAAGTGGTTCAATATGAATTATTGTCTCACTATATTGATGAGGCCTAGTATTATCAAAGCACATCTGGCTTTGCATTAGGCATGGGCAACATTGCTGTGCATTAGATATTCTGAACACATATTGAATTACTGTCTCACTGTATTGACAGTCACCTTTTGACCTTCAAATTGACTAAGGAAGATTAAGTATgtaccataaaaaatatattataataaagcctGATTATATATCCCATTGCTGAAGGAACCTAGCTACATATAACTGAGAAATATTGCAAATTGTTGATATGCAAAGTAAAACAGTAAGACACCTCTatcagttttatataaaatgaaagatTCACTAATACAGTACATGCTTTcatctaatattattttaaatgagtACTTCAGTGGCCACATTTATTAAGTTGATTAAGATATATTACCTAGAATTGAAAGAAACTAAAACAAAAAGGTTTAAAAGACAAACCTGTTGTCCATGTCTTTAGTTCTTCGATATCCTTCACTAAAGTCCAATCATTCCTGTGGTCTTGTGCAGATTTAGCCGCCATTTGGACAGGTGGGAAAAACACATAGTCATAGTCTATTGCCAACTTCTTAACCACTGCTATAGCACCTAAGGCTATCATGGCCGGTGGAGCTAAGATTGGTGCTCTCCGACATGCACTAAAGAGTGCACCAGCCGCCGCACCACCCATGAAGTAATTCAATTCGTCGTTTTTACCTCGAATATTGCATGCCATATTAGCAGTTAGGGTGAAAGCAGTAGCCATACCCACCAGGGGACCTAAATATGTGCCATAACGCAACGCAGTCTGGAAGACTCCCTTAGGATGAGAATACAACAGCACATCAAAGCTAGCTATGGGTAGACCAGCACATACACCATATTTAGAAGTCACAATGACTTTCTTGAAAATATCTTGCCCTTCAGGTGTATCATAATACTTGTATGTAAAGAGtgaattcatatttaaattcgattctttactaaaaataatagttacacAACACTCACTGTAGACAGTTTTAACACAAAGTCAAAGAGAATATAAACACTACCACAAAGTCTCTTATAACATTGGTACTTGGTAGTGGTACGGTTCTGTCAGTTGGCacttattatactctttggttgGCACTAACGAGTGACATTTGACACGTgtcaacaatttaaaattaaaaaagtatatattcaaaatacagcTGTTTATATACTTGGTATGTCAAGTGGTTTAATTATCAAAGTGTGTATAAAGAAATCTGTACAATATTTAAtaggtaataattatatattgccTCAGTTATATTCTATGTAGGTAACGCCTTCGGTACAATATTGGCTCTAAGCTGTAGAAGAAATCCAGAACGTTAACAAAGACCGAGAATGATCTAAGAAAAGCCtgcttctaataataataaaagggggggggggaggCTATAGGATCTAAAAACGGTTAATCAAAAAAGAAGTAAATATAACagataaactatataaaaattaaaatgaacaaGACAAGATATGAAATGAAGAAATATGTTATACCTATGatgatatatgattattaatattacgtGAAAGGCACTTTTGTATAATCAACTATGATGGAACACTGTTCCCGGACGAATAATACAAGCATATCACCGAACTACAAATTTTCCGTTATGCATATACAGATGAAGACCGGATTTGGCTCAGGATTGTAAAATCTACTTTAGTAAATGATACAAATTATTAGaagtttgataataatatagcaGATACagttatatagtatatttggtaaaataatagtacattaataatagaaaaacacaCCTTTCAGCTTCAACTGACACAACagataaatatagtttttattttcttttgacatagaaaaaaataacactCTAAAATCCAAACATACGTCATGATTCATACCAGCCAGTCAATGAACAATTGTACTTCTTTGCCTCCTCAATTGTTTCCATCAGACTTCCTATCAAGATTCAGACTTCTCTAATCctctcactcactcactcactcacggACAATCCTCAATGCACACCCATCTCACTTCTGCAAAACTCATGCTTTTCTCTAATTACTGCCTTTGTCAAAGCATCAGCAACCATTTGCTGTATCTCCAAATACCTCAGCGTGATTGCTCCATTTTCTATAGTTTTCCGACTGAAGTGATAGCGCACATCAACATGTTTAGTCTGCTGATGGTGCTCTGGGTTTTGTGCAATAGCCATAGCGGACTGGCTGTCTGTATGAATCACAATGGGTGGCTCCTTATCTgtgatttcttttaaaaatcttCTGAGGGCAATATCCTCTTTCGCAGCCTCGGATAAGCTTATGTATTCAGCTTCTACTGTCGATAGTGCTATACTCCTCTGTTTGGAGCTTTGCCACTAAATGGCTCCATTAAACATCTTGAACACATTTCCTGAATATGACTTTCTGTCAACAAGATTTCCTCCATGATCTGCATCTGCAAAGCCTTCAATTTCTTGACATGTGTCCTTAGAGTATACTAGTCCCATACTCTTTGATCCTTTAAGGTATCTCAGAATCCATTTTcttcataattattacaaaattgacTCGTGAAGTTTGTTGCGTGGGCAATGTCGGGCCTTGTACAGACAGCATCGTACATCAATGATCCTGTCAGCTCTCTGTATGGGTATGCTGTCGCCAGGTACAGGTGTCTCTTTTTGTTTTTCGTAACGCTGCCCTGTAACTCCTGGTGTGCTCACTGGTTTACAGATCTCCATTTTAAATCTGCGAAAAAATTTCTCGATATACTCCTCCTGATCGATTTTAATAGTATCGTTCTCTTGTTTTATTCTCATTCCAAGAAAGAGCTCTACCTTACCTAAATCCTTAATCTCAAATTTTTATTAACCTTTCTCATTTCCTtttaattgttatataaaatGAGGATATCATCAACATAGATAGCCAGTATTATCATTTCTTTACCACGTTTCCTCATGTTTACACAGGATTCGTATaagcaaaatttaaagtttaGGCTCTTCAGTTCCGAATGTAGCTTTTGGTTCCAAGACTGAGGGGCTTGCTTAAGACCGTAAAGACATTTCTTTATTAAACACACATAGTCTTCTTTGCCCTTTTCTTCAAAGTGAGGTGGCTGTCGTATGTAAACTTTTTCACTTATACTTTCGTTTAAGAATGCTGTTTTGACATCCATATGGTTAATCTGCAGCCCGAGGTTCGCTGCCAACGCAATAAGAAGTCTCAAAGAGCTATGCCGGACCACGGGTGAAAAACTTTCATCATAGTCAATCCCTTTTCGCTGATTGAACCCTCGCGCGACCAATCGAGCCTTGTACCGAGTCTTATTCCCGGCCTcctttttgactttaaataaccATTTACAGTCAACATTGCTCGCTTTGTCAGGTCTCACAAGAACCCAGGTCTCAATTTCCTTTAAAGCATCATGCTCCTCCTGTATCGCATCTCTCCACTGTGCAGCATCATTTCTCGATAGTGCCTCTTGCACAGTCAGCGGATCATCTTTTTGTGATATGGCTTGATAAGTGAAAAAATCTGGCCTCTGAACCTGCCTCCACTGTTTGGGTATCTCCTCTCACTGTCGGTTCAGGTTGTGTCTCTTTCTCATCTCCTGGTTTCTCTTCGAACGACTTCCACTCTTCATCCTCTTCTTCAACCACTTCTGTACTCGAGTCAATATGATCTCTATCATTTGACAGAAGGTTCTCTTCAATTATCTGTTCTGACCAAGTAGGTTCATTTCCTTGAGAGATTTCCTTGTGCTGTTGATCTTCTGTATCCAGTTCAATTGTTGCTTTTTCCTTGTTCGCTTCAGGATCAGCAGTCTTCTGATACATTTGGTTCTCGAAAAATACCACATATCGAGCTCTGTGAAGTTGATCTTTTGAAGGAACAATGAGTCTATATTCTTTTGACTCTTCACAGTAACCCACGAAGATCATCTTCAAGCTTTTCGGATCCCATTTTGTTCTCATCTGATCTGGAATGTGCATGTACGCCTTACATCCGAACAGTTTGAGATAACTAAGAACCGATTTTTGTCCTGTCCATGCCGCTTCTGGCGTCATCTCTCTTACAGCTAAAGTTGGGCTCCTATTCGTCAAGTAGACTGCGGTATTGGTCATCTCTGCCGTGTACCGAGTAGGTAGTCCAGCTTCTTGTAGCATCGCTCTTGCCTTCTCTGCTATCGTGCGATTCGCACGGTCGGCTACTCCGTTTTGTTCGGGCGTATAAGCAATTGTTAATTTATGCTTAATTCCATGGTCCTTCAGGAATGCGCCGACTCTCGCGTTGACGTATTCACCGCCGTTGTCAGTTCTCAACACTTTCAATTTGTGTTTCCGCAAAACTCttaaattgctttaatttttCAAAGGCTTCCCTCTtcgcattaataaaatacacgaACGTTTTTCGGGAAAAATCATGGATAATAGTAATGAAGTACCTCCATAACTCCACAAATGTCAGAGTGTACCAACTCTAAGAGCTCTCTAGCCCTTGTAGCCTTGTGGCGTACAAATGGTTTTCTTGTTTTCTTGCCCATCAGAGAGGCTACACATTCTAATTTACaattagaagtatttttaaaactcaCCCCAATCGCCAGTTTATCTCTTAATAAAGTTAGGTTATGTACTCCTAGGTGTGCcatccttttatgccatagctCCATTGCAATGTTTGTAGTAGCAGCTAGAGCAGTTGCCTATAAACATTGTCTAATTTTATAGACACCTCTGTCAAGCACTCCTGTCACACATGGATTACCTTTAATTAAACACTCATCTGCATTATATAAATCTTACAACCATTTTTAGAAAAAACGACAACCTTATCCTTATTTACAATGCAACCCACACTCAACAAGTTAGAAGCAAGATCTGGTACATACATGACAGTCTTGACACTGACGTCAAGCGCAGCATTCTCTACATTACCAAAACCTTCTCCATATACTTTACCACCATTTGCACAGCATACTTCCAGCTTCTTGTCAATctttacaaaatcgttcaccCAGCCCTTTCTATTGCTCATATGTGCTGGCGGTCCAGAATCTAGAATGAATTTGTCGAGATGAGATTTCTCTTGGTTCCCAATGCTCAGTGCCGTCGCCGTCGCCATATAACTGGTCTTCGACTGCCGAGGATTATGTGGACAATCATAGGCTTTATGCGTTACCTCGCAGATAAAGCGCTTCACCGTCTTCTTTTGCTTATTCCTCTGAACAAACTTCTTATGATATTTAGTAGTAGTAAGTGCCGAACTTGGGCCTGCAACACCCTGGATTGCGCAAACTTTGGTGCCATCTAGTTGCAGCAgtttcgtttttataaaatcaGTTGTTAGCTCCGTGTTGGTATTCTTTAACGCCAACCTCATGGGTGTACTCCTCCGGTAACCCCTGTAGCATCAGTGCTGCTAATTATTCGTCATTAATCTCTTTACCCATATCTGAGAGTTCATTAGCTACTCGCATTATCTCTGTTATGTATTCAGTTATCGAATTAACCATATCAAGTGTAAGGCTCACCAGCCTCGACAACAGTCTGCACCTGTTCTTGATACCCTTGTCCTTGTAAGcgattttgaaattgttctagGTCGCATACACCGTTGCAGCTTTGCGAACGTGTACCTTACACTGGTTCTCTATCAGCAGGCAGATCTTGGTGC
This DNA window, taken from Leptidea sinapis chromosome 25, ilLepSina1.1, whole genome shotgun sequence, encodes the following:
- the LOC126972124 gene encoding NADH dehydrogenase [ubiquinone] 1 alpha subcomplex subunit 11, which produces MNSLFTYKYYDTPEGQDIFKKVIVTSKYGVCAGLPIASFDVLLYSHPKGVFQTALRYGTYLGPLVGMATAFTLTANMACNIRGKNDELNYFMGGAAAGALFSACRRAPILAPPAMIALGAIAVVKKLAIDYDYVFFPPVQMAAKSAQDHRNDWTLVKDIEELKTWTTGVN